The genome window CGTCGTCATATTGCAGGTGGGTCAGCCAGTTTGCCGGTTTCACCAGCGGTACGCCCGACCCGCCGCGCACCCAGGCCAGCGAGGCACCGTCGTCAGCACGTGCATATTTCACCGGACGCATGATCGGCCTGCCTTTCGGGACAGATGTCCCAGCGAATTTCGGACCACAATGCGCGTATCGGGACATCTGCCCGATATCGCGCGGTGCGCTCTTACAGGCAGCTTAGGGGACATGAAGGGCGACGCAAACCGGGTCGCCAAATAACAGGAAAGGTGGACACCATGGCTGTCACCGACCGCGCCCCCGCATTCCGGACGATCCTGACCCGAATTCTGTTTTGGCTGATCGGACCGTCAGATACCGCCCGAAAGGTGCAGCGGCGCGCCCGGGCCGACGCCGCGTTTCGCCGCCGATTTGCAGATCGGCAGAACCATCCCCGCCGGAATCTGTGATTGAGCCGGCGTCAATCGGGAAGGGCTGAACGAACGAACGGCCAACCCCCAGAGATGAGATAGCTGGGGGGCCAGCTCCCAGACACGCGACTTCCTGGGGGACAGCCCCCAGACCCCCGGGATATTTTCAACAAGAAGATTTGCAGACGGGGCTGGTAGAACCGGCGCGCCTGATCCGTCAGGTTTGCCGCAGGATTGAACGGCCCGCATAGATTGCCGTGTCTTCCAGAAGCTCCTCAATCCGGATCAGCTGATTGTACTTGGCCAGCCGGTCGGAGCGTGCCAGCGATCCGGTCTTGATCTGTCCGCAGTTCGTGGCCACGGCAAGGTCTGCGATGGTCGCATCCTCGGTCTCGCCCGAACGGTGGCTCATCACGCAGGTCATCCGGTTGCGGTGCGCCATGTCCACGGCGCGCAGGGTTTCGGACAGCGTGCCGATCTGGTTCACCTTAACTAGCAGCGAATTGGCGGTTCGCGCCTCGATCCCCTGGGCCAGGCGTTCGGGGTTGGTCACGAACAGGTCGTCGCCGACCAGCTGCGTTGTTTCACCCAGAACCTCGGTCATCGTGGCCCAGCCGTCCCAGTCATCTTCGGATGCACCATCTTCAATGGAAAAGATCGGATAATCCGCCACCAGTGCCTGAAGATAGGCGACATTCTCGTCCGGGGTAAGGCTCAACTCCTCTCCCCTCATCTCATATTTGCCATCGCGGAAATACTCGGTCGCGGCACAGTCCAGCGCCAGCATCATGTCGTCACCCGGCGTATAGCCCGCTTTTTCGACGGCCTTCAGGATGAAATCCAGCGCCGCGCGGCTGGACGAGATATCGGGCGCAAACCCACCTTCGTCGCCGATCCTGGTGGACAGGCCAGCGGCGGATAATTCGCCTTTCAGCGTGTGGAACACCTCGGACCCCATGCGCACGGCGTCCGACAGGCTTTCCGCCCCGACGGGGACGATCATGAATTCCTGGATATCAATCGGATTGTCAGCATGTTCGCCGCCGTTCAGGATATTCATCATCGGCACCGGCAGAGTGCGTGCCGAGGTGCCCCCGACATAGCGGTAAAGCGGTTGCGCGGTGAAATCTGCCGCCGCTTTGGCAACCGCAAGGCTGACCCCCAACATGGCGTTTGCCCCCAGACGCGCCTTGTTCGGGGTTCCGTCCAGCTCGATCATCGCGCCGTCGATGGCTTCCTGTTCGGTCGCGTCGAAACCCACCAGTGCCTCGGCCAACTCACCATTCACGCCTGCCACGGCCTTCAAAACGCCCTTGCCCTTATAGCGCGCCTTGTCGCCATCGCGTAGCTCGACCGCTTCATGCGCGCCGGTCGACGCGCCAGATGGAACGGCGGCCCGCCCCATGGTGCCATCTTCAAGGATCACGTCGACCTCGACCGTTGGATTGCCCCGGCTGTCGAGGATTTCACGGGCGAGGATGTCGATAATCGTGGACATGGGGCAGTTTCCTTTGCGCGGTGTTTACGGATTGCGCGCGCTATAGCAGGCGCACCGGGCAGAGTGAATGGTGCGTGTTGGCGCTAACAGGCCCGCAGCCGCCTATTTCTTGACGCCGTACAGCTCTAGCCGATGACCTTTCAGCGTATAGCCCAGTTTGGCGGCGATTTTTTCCTGAAGCACCTCAATCTCGGGATCGACAAATTCGATGACCTGTCCGGTTGCCAGATCAAACAGGTGATCGTGGTGCGCACGCTCGGCATCTTCATAACGTGCGCGCCCGTCGCCGAATTCGACCTTCTCAAGTATCCCGGCCTCTTCGAACAGCTTGACCGTCCGATACACCGTCGCCAGCGAGATGCGCGGATCCTGCGCTGCGGCGCGGGCATAGAGTTCTTCCGCGTCGGGGTGATCGTCGGACCCTTCCAGTACCGAGGCGATGATGCGCCGCTGGCCGGTCATACGCAGACCTGCGGCAGCGCAGCGGGCTGCGATTGTATCATCGGCGTCGGGCAGGGCAGGGGCCATCACAGGGTCGTTCCACGAAACAGGGTCAGACCAGTCTAACGTGGTGTCGAGGCCTCGGCTATGGGTTTGAGGAGCCGCGCGCACCGGGGGCTGACCCTAAAAGCACAAGCGCCCCTCCATCACCTTCACGGCCTGGCCGGACACGACGAAACTGCGCGCCTTTCCATCAGAAACGGTGACTTTGACCCCGATTGATGACGGACGCCCCATTTCCACGCCCTGGGTGATGTCAAACACCTTCGATTCGCCCGCCAACTCGGCCAGATAGCAGGCCAGCGCGGCCGAGGCGCTGCCAGTCGCCGGATCTTCGGGGATATTGGACAGCGGCGCAAACATCCGCGCGAACAGTGCGTCGCCCTGGCGTACATAGACCATGGCCGAAAAGAAATCGTCGCGCACCGGATAGGTCCGCGCACAGGTCTGAAAAGCATCGGTGACGGGACGCGCGGCGCGCAGGGCCTCCATCCCCGACAACTGGGCAAAGGCGAACGGCAGGCCGACACCGGCCATGGTCGGCGCATGCGTGTCAGACCGAATCGCATCCGGCGCAAGGCCGATGCAAGCGGCCATCAGCGCCGGGTCGACGGCGGCCCCAACATCCAGCGGTACGGTCGAGGTGAAGCTGGCCACATCCCCATTCACGACACAGGCAATCGGCCCGACCCCCAACTCCAGCGTCAGATGGTTTCCGCGCCCCATCGCCGCCAGTGCGATGGCGGTGCCAATCGTCGGGTGGCCCGCGAAGGGCAGCTCGCTCACCGGGGTGAAAATGCGGGCGCGTGCGGTGTGGTCAGGGTTTTCGGGCGGATAGAGGAACACCGTCTCGGACAGGTTGAATTCACGCGCGATCACTTGAAGCTGCGCATCCGGCAGGGCCGTTGCATCGGTGACGATGGCCAGCGGATTGCCGCGAAAGGCGCGGTCGGTGAAAACGTCATAGATCAGGTAATCGGACATGATTTGCGCCCCTGTTTGCGGTCGCTCGCAAGCTATCAGAGGGTCCGCCCGCAGATCACATGATAAATTGTTAAGGCTTCTTCACAGATCCCAATTGGTCGGCCTTGACCGCGCCGCGCTTTCCAATCGGACGATCCGGCCCGACGGTGCTGTCCACGGCAGTTTGCGCTTCGATTTCGGCGTCAACCTCGGCCCCGAACAGGATCACGAAGGCCGACAGCCACAGCCAGATCAACAGGATGATGACCCCGCCAAGCGCGCCGAAACTTTCCTGATAGCTGGTGAAATTCGACACATACCAGGTGAACACCGCCGATCCTGCCAGCCACAGCGCCGTCGCAAGCAGCGCGCCGGGTGTCAGCCAACGCCAGTCCGCCGCGCGCCGACACGGGCCGATGCGATAGAACAGTTCCAGCCCCAGAATGGTGAACACCAGCATCACCACCCAGCGCAGCTGTGCTATCGTGGCCTCGAACTCATCACCCAGATGCGCATAGGCCAACACCGCCGGGATCACGGTGGCCAGAGCGACGGCCATGATAAAGCCGATGATCAGCCACAGGGTCAGCGCGAAAGTGGTCAGGTAAAGGCGGATGAAGCTGCGCCGCTCAACCTCCTGATAGGCGATGTTCAGCCCGTCAATCAGGCTGCGCACCCCGCGAGAAACGGACCAGAACGCAATCAGAAAACCGATGATCGCGGTCAGTCCCAGCCCGCCGGTCTGACTGCCGGCAACCCCGGTTGCCTGGTCAATGACGATGGTGGCGGCGGCGTCTGGCAGCAGCGCGCCGATTTTGGTGATCTCTGAGACGATGATGGCCGGGTCGGTCCACAGCGCGGCCAGTGCGGCGCAGGCGGCGATGCCCGGAAACAGCGCCAGCAGACCATAGAAGGCCACACCGGCTGCGATCAGGCCGATCCGGTCGCTTCGCAACCGCTTCCACAGGCGCAGCCCGATGTTGAACCAACCGCGCAGCGGTATCCGATGCGGCGCGGTGGCGTTGCGGCCACGTCCGATCTGTTGCTTGGCCACGGCGTCAGGCTGATCGGTGTCGCACTGATCAGTGCCACGCGGCACAAGGGATGGGTCCGATTGTTCGCCCTGCAACGGGTCCGGGTCAGACAAGATCGGGTTCGCGCCCGATGCGACGCGCCAGCGGGGCAACCGTCAGCCCCTGGATGATGATCGAGAACAGCACAACCATGTATGTGGCGGTCAGGATCAGCGGTTTCCAGTCCCCCTCGGGCAGGGACAGCGCCAGCGCGACCGAAATACCGCCCTTCAGCCCGCCCCAGGTCATGATCCGCACGGTTCCCGGCGTGAATTCGCGCAGCGGGCGCAGCAGGCTGACCGGGACCAGTACCGCCGCAAAACGCCCGAACAGCGCCAGCGCGATGGCAAAGAACCCGGCCGTGGCCAGATCGGCGGAAAAGGCGACGGCGAAGACCTCGAACCCGATCAGCAGGAACAGCACGGCGTTCAGGATCTCGTCAATCAGGATCCAGAACCCTTCGACATATTGGCGGGTCTGTTCGCTCATCCCATGTTTCGCGCCGATATCGCCGATCAGAAGCCCCGCGCAAACCGCCATGATCGGGGCCGAGACATGCAGCCAGACCGCCAGTTCATAGCCGCCGAAGGCCAGGCCCAGCGTCAGCAAAACCTCCAGCGCGTAATCGTCGATCCGCCGCATCAGGCGGAACGTCAGCCAGCCCAGCACAATGCCCAGAAGCGCGCCGCCCAAAGCCTCCTGCAGAAACAGCTGTGCGGCCCCCGACAGGCCCGAGCCGTGATCGTCCCCATGGGGAAACGCCAGACCGACCAGCACCAGAAACACGACATAGCCGACCCCGTCGTTGAACAGGCTTTCCCCGGCAATCTTGGTTTCCAGCGATTTTTGCAGGTTCGCCTCTCGCAACACGCCCAGCACCGCGACCGGGTCGGTGGGCGAGATCAGCGCCCCGAACACCAGCGCCACCATCAGGGGCATCCCCGTCAGCCAGGAAAACCCGAACCCGACGATCACCGTCGACAGCGCCACGCCCATTGTCGCCATCAGGGCCACGACGCCCCACTGCTTTTGCAAATCCGACAGCTTCACATGCAGCGCACCCGCGAACAGCAACAGCCCCAGCATGCCCTCCAGCAGCGCCTCAGAAAATTCGATGCCGCGCACGAAACCACGCACCTGATCGGCCACGCCAAGCGATGGCATAACCAGATCCAGCCCCATGATCCCAAGCGAGGCCGCCAGCGCGACCACCAGAATTCCGATGGACGATGGCAGCTTGAGGAAGAAGTAATTCACCGACCCGAACAGCCCGGCGAGCACGATCAGAAGTGCGGCGATTTGCAGGAATGTCATGGGCGGGCCTGTCCGATGATTGGGTGGTTATTGGGGCGGTTGCGCCGTCCTAACATGGCGCGCAGGGTGGCGGAATGGCTTTGGTGCGGCGTGCATCTGCCCCTTGCGGATCATCACACCCTTACTGACCGCTATGACCGGCCTTTCTCGGCCCGTTTTGCCGCATCCCACAGCGCGTCCATTTCGGCCAGATCGGATTGCGCCGGTGTTTTGCCCTTTTCGGCCAGCGCGCCCTCGATACTGGCAAAGCGGCGGGTGAATTTGGCGTTGGCGGCGCGCAACGCCTCCTCAGGGTCGACGTCCAGATGGCGCGCCAGGTTGACCATGACAAACAGCAGATCGCCAAATTCCTCGGCCACCTCATCCGGCCCCAGATCCTCTTTCGCCTCGACCAGTTCGAGCGATTCTTCGGCCAATTTGTCGAGCACCTCTCCGGTCGTCGGCCAGTCGAACCCGACCCGCGCGGCGCGTTTCTGCAGCTTTCCTGCACGGGTCAGCGCAGGCAGGGCCAGCGCGACGCCATCCAGAACGCCCGCCGAGCCGCGCTCGGCGGCTTTCGCAGCCTCCCAATCCTTCGTCTGCTGTTCTGCCGACTTGTCTCGGCTGTCATCGCCGAACACATGCGGGTGCCGGTCAACCATCTTGTCGGAAATCCCGCGCACCACATCGTCCAGCGTGAAATACCCAGCCTCTGCAGCCATCTGGCTGTGATAGACGACCTGAAGCAGCAGATCGCCCAGTTCGCTCGACAGGCCGGGCCAATCCTTCTGGGCAATCGCATCGGCAACCTCATACGCCTCCTCAAGCGTATAGGGCGCAATCGAGTCGAAATCCTGCTCGATATCCCAGGGACAGCCTGCATCGGGGTCGCGCAGCGCCGCCATGATCGCGCGCAACCGGTCCATGCCGCCATCCCGGTCCCGTATCAGGTCATCACCCATTGCTTCGCCCCGCTTCCTCTGATTGGGTCGTTATCGCAACGAACCACCCGGACTGTCGAGCCATGCCCATCCTCAACCGCATCGGAGATTTCGCGCCCCAGATGGCCGAATGGCGCCAGCATCTGCATGCGCACCCGGAGCTGAGCCTGGAGTGTCACCAGACAGCGGCCTTCGTGGTCGAAAAACTGCGTGAGTTTGGCATCACCGATATCCATGAAGGGATCGCGACCAGCGGTGTGGTGGCGATCATCGAAGGACAGGGCGAAGGCCCAACCATCGGACTGCGCGCCGATATGGACGCGCTGCCGATTGTCGAGGCGACGGGTGTGGATTATGCCAGCCAGACCCCCGGCGTCGCCCATTCCTGCGGCCATGACGGGCATACCACGATGCTGCTGGGGGCCGCGAAATACCTGGCCGAAACCCGTAACTTCAAGGGCCGCGTGGCGCTGATCTTCCAGCCCGCCGAGGAATCCGTCGGTGGTGGCCGCATCATGGTCGAGGAAGGCATCCTCGACACATTCGACATCGCTCAGGTCTATGCACTGCATTGCGATCCGGAAATTGACGCCGGGCTGATCTCGACCACGCCGGGGCGGATTATGGCGGCGGTGGATGATTTTTTTATCACCGTGACTGGGCAGGGCGGCCACGGTGCCTATCCTTACGAAGCGGTGGACCCGATCCCGCCCGCGCTGGCCATGGCGCAGGCGTTTTCCACCATCGTCAGCCGCAATGTGCGCGCCAAAGACGAACTGGTCGTGTCGGTCACGCAGATCAGCGCCGGATCGGCGACCAACGTGATCCCCGCTGATGTGACCATCGCGGGCACGGTGCGGACGTTTGACACCGGCGTGCAAGACATGGCGCGCCGCCGCATGGAGGAGATTGTGTCAGGTCAGGCGGCGGCCTTCGGCTGCACCGCTGACCTGGACTATCGCATGAATTACCCGGCAACGATAAATGACGCCGACAAAACCGCCTTCGCCACCGCCGTCGCGCGCGAGGTTGTCGGGGATGCGGCGACCATCGCCGATCGCTTACCCGATATGGGGGCCGAGGATTTTTCCTATTTCCTGAACGAACGCCCCGGCTGTTACGCATTTCTGGGGCAGGGCATCGGGCCGTTCTGCCACCACCCGGCGTTCAACTTCAACGACGCGGTGGCCCCGATCGGCGCGTCCTATTTCGCCCGCCTCGTCGAAAAGGCCCAACCGCTATGACTGACACAAATGCCGATCTTGCCGCGCTGGACGCGGCGCATAACCTGCACCCGTGGAACCAGATGCAAGGCGCGCCGGAACGCCGCGTGATCGTCAAGGGCGACGGGCTGCTGCTGTGGGATGATCAGGGCAATCGCTATCTGGATGCGGTCGGCGGGCTATGGTGCACGCAGATCGGGCTGGGCCGCAGCGAGATGGCCCAGACCATCGCCGATCAGGCGCAGCGGCTGGCGTTTTCGTCGACCTTCGTCGATATGTCGAATGGCCCCGCCGCACGTTTGGTGGCCAAACTGGCCGAACTGGCGCCGGGTGATCTGAACCGGGTTCACCTGACGACGGGGGGGTCCACCGCGCTCGATTCCGCCTTCCGCATGGTGGCTTATGCGCAGGCGGCGATGGGCCGGCCCGACAAGACCCATGTGATCGCGCGGCAGCATTCCTATCACGGATCCACCTTCGCGGCGATGTCGTTGGGGATGCGCGACGGCGACCGCGCGCCCGAGTTCCGCTATCTGAGCGATGGCATCAGCCACATCCACGCACCGCACCAGTACCGCCTGCCCGAGGGGTGCGAGGGCGATCTGACCGACTGGCTGGTGGCCGAGTTCGAGGCGGAGATCGACCGCATCGGGCCCGACCGCGTCGGCGCGTTCTTCGCCGAACCGATCCAGGCCTCCGGTGGCGTTCTGGTCCCGCCCGACGACTATCTGGCCCGCATGAAAGAGGTTTGTGATCGCCATGACATCCTGCTGGTCGCGGATGAGGTTGTGACCGCCTTTGGGCGGCTGGGGCATTGGTTCGCGAGTAAGGATGTCTATGGCGTGATCCCGGATATAATCTGCTGTGCCAAAGGGTTATCGAGCGGTTATCAACCGATAGGTGCACTGATATTCTCGGACCAGATTTGGGACGCGATGGCGTCTGAGGATCGTTGGTACACCTCGGGCTTCACCTATTCCGGCCATCCGGTGGCCTGCGCGGCAGCGCTGAAGAATATCGAGATTATCGAACGGGAAGGCCTGCTGAAAAACGCCGTGAAAATGGGCGCGCTGTTTCAGACCGCACTCGCCCCGCTGGCTGACCTGCCGCTGGTCGGGGATGTCCGTGGCAAAGCCCTGATCGGTTGCGTCGAATTCGTTGCCAACAAGGCCACCAAGGCGCTGCTGCCGGATGCGGTCGACATCGGCCACCTGATCGCCGACGCGGCCGAAGCGCGCGGCTTGATGGTCCGGCCCATCGGCCATCTGAATGTCATGTCCCCGGCGCTGACCATTGATGAGCTTCAGATCAGCTTCATCGCGGAAACACTTGAAAACGTGATAAAAACCGTGGCCGATGATCTGACCCGCCAGAACATTACACTCGACTAACAGGAGACCGATATGCCCAACCAACCGATTAGCGGCAATGACCTGGCGCGCTTTGCCGGACCCGGCACATTCATGCGTTTGCCACAGGTGGGCAGCGCGGCGGGGCTTGACGTGGCTATTGTCGGCATCCCAATGGACCACGGCACCTCGTGGCGGTCAGGGACGCGGTTCGGACCGAAGGAAGTACGTTCTGAAAGTGCGATGATCCGCCCCTATCACATTCAAACCGGCGCTGCACCGTTTGACGCCCTGCAATGCGCCGACGTGGGCGATGTGCCGATCAATACATTCAACCTGGCCGAAAGTATCCGCATTATTACAGCGTTCTATGACAATCTTCTTACCCATGACGTGAAACCTGTCGGCATCGGCGGCGACCACACGATTACCCTGCCGATCCTGCGATCCATCGCCAAGAAGCATGGGCCGGTGGCGCTGGTCCATGTCGATGCCCATGCCGATGTGAATGACGAGATGTTCGGCGAAAAGGAAACCCACGGCACCGTCTTTCGCCGCGCTTACGAAGAAAATCTGATCAGCGCCGAACATGTCTGGCAAATCGGCCTTCGCGGCACCGGCTATACGGCGGAGGATTTTACCGAGGCGCAGGGCTGGGGCTTCAACTGCGTCCTCGCGCCCGAAATCTGGCACAAATCCCTGACCCCGCTGGCCGAGAAGGTTCGCACCGCCATCGGCCCCGAGCGCCCGGTTTACCTGACCTACGACATCGACAGCCTCGATCCTGCCTATGCCCCTGGCACTGGCACGCCCGAGATTGGCGGGCTGACCACGCCGCAGGCGATGGAGCTGATCCGCGGGCTGCGCGGCCTCAACATCGTCGGGGCCGACCTTGTCGAAGTCTCACCCCCCTATGACACCACCGGCAACACCGCCCTGACCGGGGCAAACCTGCTGTTCGAGATTCTGAGTATCCTGCCCGGCGTACCCTATCGCTGACGCGCCGGTTAGCCCGCCGTCGGGATCGGGGTCATATTGGGTGCAGGTTTGACCTGGCTCGACAAACATCCCTCACCAGTGTCCCGCCACATCGGGACATTCAGGCTCATCTCGCAGCGTGCGATGAAGGCGCGCCCGTCGACCTGAAGGCAGATATTCTCACCCAATTCAACGCGCAGACCGGATTTGTCAGTGCAGAAACAGTCGATGACTTTCTGACCCTGTTTGACGTCTGCAAACGCAGGGGCGGCCAATGGAAGGCCCAGAATCAAGGCTGTCATCAAGCTGCGCATGGTCCATTTTTACCACAAAACCCGCCCTTGACCAAATCACGCCGATGCGAGACAGGTCAGCGATGCTTCCTGCGGATACATTGCAACAAATTGTCGAACGGTTCGAGTTCCTCGAAGCGAAAATGTCCGGTGGCGTCGACCCCGGGCAAATCGCTGATCTTGCGAAGGAATACGCCGATCTGAAGCCGGTCGTCGCCTCAATCAGCGAATACAACACCCTGCAATCCGACCTGGCCGAGGCCGAGGCGATGCTGGACGACCCCGAAATGCGCGCCCTGGCCGAGGATGAGTTGCCGACCTTGCGCGCCCGCCTGCCAGTCCTGGAACAGGCGCTTCGGGTCGCGCTGCTGCCAAAGGACGCCGCCGACGAACGATCCGCGATTATTGAAATCCGCCCCGGAACCGGCGGCGACGAGGCGGCGTTATTCGCCGGTGACCTGCTTAGGATGTATCAGAAATACGCCGAGGCGCAGGGCTGGACCTTTGCCCTTATCGAACATTCCGAGAGTGAGCTGGGCGGCATCAAGGAAGCCGTGGCCAACATCACCGGGTCAGGGGTATTCGCGCGGCTGAAATACGAAAGCGGCGTGCACCGGGTGCAGCGCGTGCCAACCACCGAAAGCGGCGGGCGCATCCATACGTCGGCGGCCACCGTCGCGGTGCTGCCCGAAGCGCA of Paracoccaceae bacterium contains these proteins:
- a CDS encoding phosphopyruvate hydratase, producing the protein MSTIIDILAREILDSRGNPTVEVDVILEDGTMGRAAVPSGASTGAHEAVELRDGDKARYKGKGVLKAVAGVNGELAEALVGFDATEQEAIDGAMIELDGTPNKARLGANAMLGVSLAVAKAAADFTAQPLYRYVGGTSARTLPVPMMNILNGGEHADNPIDIQEFMIVPVGAESLSDAVRMGSEVFHTLKGELSAAGLSTRIGDEGGFAPDISSSRAALDFILKAVEKAGYTPGDDMMLALDCAATEYFRDGKYEMRGEELSLTPDENVAYLQALVADYPIFSIEDGASEDDWDGWATMTEVLGETTQLVGDDLFVTNPERLAQGIEARTANSLLVKVNQIGTLSETLRAVDMAHRNRMTCVMSHRSGETEDATIADLAVATNCGQIKTGSLARSDRLAKYNQLIRIEELLEDTAIYAGRSILRQT
- a CDS encoding transcriptional repressor, which gives rise to MAPALPDADDTIAARCAAAGLRMTGQRRIIASVLEGSDDHPDAEELYARAAAQDPRISLATVYRTVKLFEEAGILEKVEFGDGRARYEDAERAHHDHLFDLATGQVIEFVDPEIEVLQEKIAAKLGYTLKGHRLELYGVKK
- a CDS encoding PhzF family phenazine biosynthesis isomerase, translated to MSDYLIYDVFTDRAFRGNPLAIVTDATALPDAQLQVIAREFNLSETVFLYPPENPDHTARARIFTPVSELPFAGHPTIGTAIALAAMGRGNHLTLELGVGPIACVVNGDVASFTSTVPLDVGAAVDPALMAACIGLAPDAIRSDTHAPTMAGVGLPFAFAQLSGMEALRAARPVTDAFQTCARTYPVRDDFFSAMVYVRQGDALFARMFAPLSNIPEDPATGSASAALACYLAELAGESKVFDITQGVEMGRPSSIGVKVTVSDGKARSFVVSGQAVKVMEGRLCF
- a CDS encoding YihY family inner membrane protein; translation: MGRGRNATAPHRIPLRGWFNIGLRLWKRLRSDRIGLIAAGVAFYGLLALFPGIAACAALAALWTDPAIIVSEITKIGALLPDAAATIVIDQATGVAGSQTGGLGLTAIIGFLIAFWSVSRGVRSLIDGLNIAYQEVERRSFIRLYLTTFALTLWLIIGFIMAVALATVIPAVLAYAHLGDEFEATIAQLRWVVMLVFTILGLELFYRIGPCRRAADWRWLTPGALLATALWLAGSAVFTWYVSNFTSYQESFGALGGVIILLIWLWLSAFVILFGAEVDAEIEAQTAVDSTVGPDRPIGKRGAVKADQLGSVKKP
- a CDS encoding sodium:proton antiporter, with protein sequence MTFLQIAALLIVLAGLFGSVNYFFLKLPSSIGILVVALAASLGIMGLDLVMPSLGVADQVRGFVRGIEFSEALLEGMLGLLLFAGALHVKLSDLQKQWGVVALMATMGVALSTVIVGFGFSWLTGMPLMVALVFGALISPTDPVAVLGVLREANLQKSLETKIAGESLFNDGVGYVVFLVLVGLAFPHGDDHGSGLSGAAQLFLQEALGGALLGIVLGWLTFRLMRRIDDYALEVLLTLGLAFGGYELAVWLHVSAPIMAVCAGLLIGDIGAKHGMSEQTRQYVEGFWILIDEILNAVLFLLIGFEVFAVAFSADLATAGFFAIALALFGRFAAVLVPVSLLRPLREFTPGTVRIMTWGGLKGGISVALALSLPEGDWKPLILTATYMVVLFSIIIQGLTVAPLARRIGREPDLV
- the mazG gene encoding nucleoside triphosphate pyrophosphohydrolase, whose translation is MGDDLIRDRDGGMDRLRAIMAALRDPDAGCPWDIEQDFDSIAPYTLEEAYEVADAIAQKDWPGLSSELGDLLLQVVYHSQMAAEAGYFTLDDVVRGISDKMVDRHPHVFGDDSRDKSAEQQTKDWEAAKAAERGSAGVLDGVALALPALTRAGKLQKRAARVGFDWPTTGEVLDKLAEESLELVEAKEDLGPDEVAEEFGDLLFVMVNLARHLDVDPEEALRAANAKFTRRFASIEGALAEKGKTPAQSDLAEMDALWDAAKRAEKGRS
- a CDS encoding amidohydrolase, which produces MPILNRIGDFAPQMAEWRQHLHAHPELSLECHQTAAFVVEKLREFGITDIHEGIATSGVVAIIEGQGEGPTIGLRADMDALPIVEATGVDYASQTPGVAHSCGHDGHTTMLLGAAKYLAETRNFKGRVALIFQPAEESVGGGRIMVEEGILDTFDIAQVYALHCDPEIDAGLISTTPGRIMAAVDDFFITVTGQGGHGAYPYEAVDPIPPALAMAQAFSTIVSRNVRAKDELVVSVTQISAGSATNVIPADVTIAGTVRTFDTGVQDMARRRMEEIVSGQAAAFGCTADLDYRMNYPATINDADKTAFATAVAREVVGDAATIADRLPDMGAEDFSYFLNERPGCYAFLGQGIGPFCHHPAFNFNDAVAPIGASYFARLVEKAQPL
- a CDS encoding aminotransferase, translating into MTDTNADLAALDAAHNLHPWNQMQGAPERRVIVKGDGLLLWDDQGNRYLDAVGGLWCTQIGLGRSEMAQTIADQAQRLAFSSTFVDMSNGPAARLVAKLAELAPGDLNRVHLTTGGSTALDSAFRMVAYAQAAMGRPDKTHVIARQHSYHGSTFAAMSLGMRDGDRAPEFRYLSDGISHIHAPHQYRLPEGCEGDLTDWLVAEFEAEIDRIGPDRVGAFFAEPIQASGGVLVPPDDYLARMKEVCDRHDILLVADEVVTAFGRLGHWFASKDVYGVIPDIICCAKGLSSGYQPIGALIFSDQIWDAMASEDRWYTSGFTYSGHPVACAAALKNIEIIEREGLLKNAVKMGALFQTALAPLADLPLVGDVRGKALIGCVEFVANKATKALLPDAVDIGHLIADAAEARGLMVRPIGHLNVMSPALTIDELQISFIAETLENVIKTVADDLTRQNITLD
- the speB gene encoding agmatinase — translated: MPNQPISGNDLARFAGPGTFMRLPQVGSAAGLDVAIVGIPMDHGTSWRSGTRFGPKEVRSESAMIRPYHIQTGAAPFDALQCADVGDVPINTFNLAESIRIITAFYDNLLTHDVKPVGIGGDHTITLPILRSIAKKHGPVALVHVDAHADVNDEMFGEKETHGTVFRRAYEENLISAEHVWQIGLRGTGYTAEDFTEAQGWGFNCVLAPEIWHKSLTPLAEKVRTAIGPERPVYLTYDIDSLDPAYAPGTGTPEIGGLTTPQAMELIRGLRGLNIVGADLVEVSPPYDTTGNTALTGANLLFEILSILPGVPYR
- the prfA gene encoding peptide chain release factor 1 — encoded protein: MLPADTLQQIVERFEFLEAKMSGGVDPGQIADLAKEYADLKPVVASISEYNTLQSDLAEAEAMLDDPEMRALAEDELPTLRARLPVLEQALRVALLPKDAADERSAIIEIRPGTGGDEAALFAGDLLRMYQKYAEAQGWTFALIEHSESELGGIKEAVANITGSGVFARLKYESGVHRVQRVPTTESGGRIHTSAATVAVLPEAQDVDIDIDPGDIRIDTMRASGSGGQHVNTTDSAVRITHVPSGIVVTSSEKSQHQNRAIAMQVLRARLYDMERQRVDDERAADRKSQVGSGDRSERIRTYNFPQGRVTDHRIGLTLYRLDQIMQGDLDEVVDALTADDQAARLADAGL